One Gossypium raimondii isolate GPD5lz chromosome 3, ASM2569854v1, whole genome shotgun sequence genomic window carries:
- the LOC105796726 gene encoding repetitive proline-rich cell wall protein 1-like isoform X1 has product MSTTHLLILLLGVVALATPSFGTYESPNYGKPPTPVYKPPKVKPPPYEHKPPVYEPPKKEKPEPKPPVYTPPKKEKPEPKPPVYEPPKKEKPEPKPPVYTPPKKEKPEPKPPVYEPPKKEKPEPKPPVYTPPKKEKPEPKPPVYEPPKKEKPEPKPPVYTPPKKEQPEPKPPVYGPPKKEKPPAYKPPKKPPVYEPKPPKPPVYTPPKKEKPEPKPPVHESPKKPPYGHYPGHPPLGKPQ; this is encoded by the coding sequence ATGTCTACCACACACTTGCTAATATTGCTACTTGGAGTTGTGGCTCTCGCCACTCCCTCTTTTGGTACCTATGAGTCTCCCAACTATGGGAAGCCCCCTACTCCTGTTTATAAACCTCCTAAGGTGAAACCCCCACCTTATGAACATAAGCCCCCTGTCTATGAACCACCAAAGAAGGAAAAGCCTGAGCCTAAGCCACCAGTTTATACACCTCCAAAGAAAGAGAAGCCTGAACCCAAACCACCAGTATATGAACCTCCAAAGAAGGAAAAGCCTGAGCCTAAGCCACCAGTTTATACACCACCAAAGAAAGAGAAGCCTGAGCCCAAACCACCAGTATATGAACCTCCAAAGAAGGAAAAGCCTGAACCTAAGCCACCAGTTTATACACCACCAAAGAAAGAGAAGCCTGAGCCCAAACCACCAGTATATGAACCCCCAAAGAAGGAAAAGCCTGAGCCTAAGCCACCAGTTTATACACCACCAAAGAAAGAGCAGCCTGAGCCCAAACCACCAGTGTATGGACCACCAAAGAAGGAGAAGCCACCGGCTTATAAGCCTCCAAAGAAACCACCAGTGTATGAGCCTAAGCCACCAAAGCCACCGGTTTACACGCCACCAAAGAAAGAGAAGCCCGAACCTAAACCACCAGTACATGAGTCTCCCAAGAAACCACCGTATGGTCACTATCCAGGACACCCTCCATTGGGGAAGCCTCAATAG
- the LOC105796726 gene encoding repetitive proline-rich cell wall protein-like isoform X2, translated as MSTTHLLILLLGVVALATPSFGTYESPNYGKPPTPVYKPPKVKPPPYEHKPPVYEPPKKEKPEPKPPVYTPPKKEKPEPKPPVYEPPKKEKPEPKPPVYTPPKKEKPEPKPPVYEPPKKEKPEPKPPVYTPPKKEQPEPKPPVYGPPKKEKPPAYKPPKKPPVYEPKPPKPPVYTPPKKEKPEPKPPVHESPKKPPYGHYPGHPPLGKPQ; from the exons ATGTCTACCACACACTTGCTAATATTGCTACTTGGAGTTGTGGCTCTCGCCACTCCCTCTTTTGGTACCTATGAGTCTCCCAACTATGGGAAGCCCCCTACTCCTGTTTATAAACCTCCTAAGGTGAAACCCCCACCTTATGAACATAAGCCCCCTGTCTATGAACCACCAAAGAAGGAAAAGCCTGAGCCTAAGCCACCAGTTTATACACCTCCAAAGAAAGAGAAGCCTGAACCCAAACCACCAGTATATGAACCTCCAAAGAAGGAAAAGCCTGAGCCTAAGCCACCAGTTTATACACCACCAAAGAAAGAGAAGCCTGAGCCCAAACCACCAGTATATGAAC CCCCAAAGAAGGAAAAGCCTGAGCCTAAGCCACCAGTTTATACACCACCAAAGAAAGAGCAGCCTGAGCCCAAACCACCAGTGTATGGACCACCAAAGAAGGAGAAGCCACCGGCTTATAAGCCTCCAAAGAAACCACCAGTGTATGAGCCTAAGCCACCAAAGCCACCGGTTTACACGCCACCAAAGAAAGAGAAGCCCGAACCTAAACCACCAGTACATGAGTCTCCCAAGAAACCACCGTATGGTCACTATCCAGGACACCCTCCATTGGGGAAGCCTCAATAG
- the LOC105796725 gene encoding repetitive proline-rich cell wall protein 2 — translation MSTTHLLIFLLGLAALATPSFGTYESPNYGKPPTPVYKPPTVKPPPYEHKPPVYEPPKKEKPEPKPPVYTPPKKEKPEPKPPVYESPKKEKPEPKPPVYTPPKKEKPEHKPPVYEPPKKEKPEPKPPVYTPPKKEKPEPKPPVYEPPKKEKPKPKPPVYTPPKKEKPEPKPPVYQPPKKPPVYEPKPPKPPVYVPPKKEKPGPKPPVYEHPKKPPYGHYPGHPPLGKPQ, via the coding sequence ATGTCTACCACACACTTGCTAATATTTCTACTTGGACTGGCCGCTCTAGCCACTCCCTCTTTTGGTACCTATGAGTCTCCCAACTATGGGAAGCCCCCTACTCCTGTTTATAAGCCTCCTACGGTGAAACCCCCACCTTATGAACATAAGCCACCTGTCTATGAACCTCCAAAGAAGGAAAAACCTGAACCTAAACCACCAGTTTATACACCACCAAAGAAAGAGAAGCCAGAACCCAAGCCACCAGTATATGAATCACCAAAAAAGGAAAAGCCCGAACCAAAGCCACCAGTTTATACACCTCCAAAGAAAGAGAAGCCTGAACACAAACCACCAGTATATGAACCACCAAAGAAGGAAAAGCCTGAGCCTAAGCCACCAGTTTATACCCCACCAAAGAAAGAGAAGCCTGAACCCAAGCCACCAGTGTATGAACCACCAAAGAAGGAAAAGCCTAAGCCTAAGCCACCGGTTTATACACcaccaaagaaagaaaaaccagAACCCAAACCACCAGTTTATCAACCTCCGAAGAAGCCACCAGTTTATGAGCCTAAACCACCAAAACCACCAGTTTATGTACCACCAAAGAAAGAGAAACCAGGACCCAAGCCACCAGTTTATGAACATCCAAAGAAACCACCGTATGGTCACTATCCAGGACACCCTCCATTGGGGAAGCCTCAATAG
- the LOC105796724 gene encoding repetitive proline-rich cell wall protein 1, with translation MMSTTHLLVLLLGVVTLTAPTFGTYESPNYGKPPTPVYKPPKVKPPPYEPKPPVYTPPKKEKPEPKPPVYEPPKKEKPEPKPPVYEPPKKEKPEPKSPVYTPPKKEKPEPKPPVYEPPKKEKPEPKPPVYTPPKKEKPEPKPPMYEPPKKPPMYEPKPPKPPVYTPPKKKKPDEPKPPMYEPPKKPPMYEPKPPKPPMYQPPNNPPIYEPKPPKPPVYAPPKEEKPKPKPPVYEPPAYEPPYGHYPGHPPLGKPQ, from the coding sequence ATGATGTCTACAACACACTTGCTAGTATTGCTACTTGGAGTGGTGACTCTCACCGCTCCCACTTTTGGTACCTACGAGTCACCAAATTATGGGAAACCCCCTACTCCAGTATACAAGCCTCCCAAGGTGAAACCACCACCATATGAACCTAAGCCACCGGTTTATACACCTCCAAAAAAAGAGAAGCCTGAACCCAAACCACCAGTGTATGAACCTCCAAAGAAGGAGAAGCCTGAACCTAAACCACCAGTATATGAACCTCCAAAGAAGGAGAAACCTGAGCCAAAATCACCGGTTTATACACCTCCAAAGAAAGAGAAACCTGAACCCAAACCACCAGTATATGAACCTCCAAAGAAGGAGAAGCCCGAGCCAAAGCCACCGGTTTATACACCTCCAAAGAAAGAGAAACCTGAACCCAAACCACCAATGTATGAACCTCCAAAAAAGCCTCCAATGTACGAACCTAAGCCACCAAAGCCACCGGTTTATACACctccaaagaaaaagaaacctgATGAACCCAAACCACCAATGTATGAACCTCCAAAAAAGCCTCCAATGTACGAACCTAAGCCACCAAAACCACCAATGTATCAACCTCCCAACAACCCACCAATATATGAGCCCAAACCACCTAAGCCACCAGTTTATGCACCACCAAAGGAAGAAAAGCCAAAACCTAAACCACCAGTTTATGAGCCTCCAGCATATGAGCCACCATACGGTCACTATCCAGGACACCCACCATTGGGGAAGCCTCAATAG